One Natrinema salaciae genomic window carries:
- a CDS encoding RNA-guided pseudouridylation complex pseudouridine synthase subunit Cbf5, producing the protein MSLRGPPADRSPAELLTFGVVNLDKPPGPSSHQVSGWLRDAVAETLTERGVESTIDRAAHAGTLDPKVTGCLPVMLGDATRLAQVFLEGGKEYVAVLECHAPVPADAESVVAAFEGPIYQKPPRKSAVSRRLRVRELYDLAVLETEERRLLLRIRCESGTYIRKLCHDLGLALGTGGHMGHLRRTATDPFDDRTLHNAQEFLDALGFWLEDDDPEPLYDVVDPAERILEGLPRVVIAESAAREVAEGAPVYAPGVLEADDGIGRGSLVACYTPNGAAVCLGELAGSVDADSGVVVDLERVLV; encoded by the coding sequence TCGCCCGCCGAATTGCTCACCTTCGGGGTCGTCAACCTCGACAAACCGCCCGGCCCGTCCTCGCATCAGGTCAGCGGCTGGTTGCGAGACGCCGTGGCCGAAACGCTGACCGAACGCGGCGTCGAGTCGACGATCGACCGCGCCGCCCACGCCGGGACGCTCGATCCGAAAGTGACCGGCTGCCTCCCGGTCATGCTCGGCGACGCGACCCGGCTCGCGCAGGTCTTCCTCGAGGGCGGCAAGGAGTACGTCGCCGTCCTCGAGTGTCACGCCCCGGTCCCCGCCGACGCCGAGTCGGTCGTCGCGGCGTTCGAGGGGCCGATCTACCAGAAGCCGCCGCGGAAGAGCGCGGTCTCCCGTCGTCTCCGCGTGCGGGAACTCTACGACCTGGCGGTCCTCGAGACCGAGGAGCGACGGCTCCTCCTGCGGATCCGCTGCGAGAGCGGCACGTACATCCGGAAACTGTGTCACGATCTGGGACTGGCGCTCGGCACGGGCGGTCACATGGGCCACCTGCGCCGGACCGCGACGGACCCGTTCGACGACCGAACCCTCCACAACGCACAGGAGTTCCTCGACGCGCTGGGTTTCTGGCTCGAGGACGACGACCCCGAACCGCTGTACGACGTCGTCGACCCCGCGGAGCGGATCCTCGAAGGGCTCCCACGCGTCGTCATCGCCGAGAGCGCCGCCCGGGAGGTGGCCGAGGGCGCACCCGTCTACGCACCGGGTGTACTCGAGGCCGACGACGGAATCGGACGGGGATCGCTGGTCGCCTGCTACACGCCGAACGGCGCAGCGGTCTGTCTCGGCGAACTGGCAGGCTCCGTCGACGCCGACAGCGGCGTTGTCGTCGACCTCGAGCGCGTGCTGGTCTGA
- a CDS encoding DUF7563 family protein, producing the protein MVCVTVAPWPSVDHSTCQHCGAHVTDRFRRVFGDDEDRAHRCGDCDTYARLSRGSAAGVDVPVPDPETSPGRHGGEADA; encoded by the coding sequence GTGGTCTGCGTGACGGTCGCGCCCTGGCCATCGGTCGATCACTCGACGTGCCAGCACTGCGGGGCTCACGTCACGGACCGCTTCCGTCGCGTCTTCGGTGACGACGAGGACCGGGCCCATCGCTGCGGCGACTGTGACACCTACGCTCGACTGAGCCGCGGCTCCGCTGCTGGCGTCGACGTACCAGTCCCCGATCCGGAAACGTCGCCCGGCCGCCACGGAGGTGAGGCCGATGCGTGA